The Mangrovimonas cancribranchiae nucleotide sequence TATCTTGTACAGCGTGGTGTGCATACAGCTTGTCTTCCAACATTTTTCCAAATAACTGGCATCTAGACACGCCTTGTAAAGAGGCGCCGCTAGCTTTTAGCTCTAAAATTGTTTTATCTATATCGGAATCTAGAATAATATAATCGCCTACTACTGCTGCCACACCATCAATTTTTCTAGTTTGAAATGATGTTGCAGAGTCTTTTACTTTTGTTACTGCTACTTTGGTACTATCGTCTGAAATTATTTCTTGTGCATTTGAAAACAGACTAACAAAACAGGTAAGCACTGTGAATAATATAGTGGTGGTTTTAATTGTAAATTTCAAAGTTTTTATTTTTTGTTGCATCTTTAGTAATATCTTTCTCCAGCTCTTTAATAAGCTCTAACTTTCTTTTGTTTATAACAATTTGATCTATTGTAGGTTTTACGTATTCTAGCGGTGCTGTACTGTTACGTGTAAGCACATCGTTTACATGCATCAAATATAAACCTAATGAGTCTTTAAGTTGTATAAAATTAGATTTTTTTAACAGTTGCGGTTTATTTTCGATGGTTATTACAGGAACTTTATCCACAACTTGATCTAACTTAATCCATACTGAGTCTTTTAACGAGTAAGATTTAAATTGAATAGATATCGAATCTAAATGCTTTTTATCGCTTGTATTAAAACGCTTAAATTTTTCTTTAATAGCTTCTAGATTTATAGCATTTTCGTCTATATGAATGTAACGGAATTTAATTAAATCTTCGTTTAAATTAAATACCGATTTATTATCCTCATAATACGATTGTGCTTCAGAAAGCGTTACTGTTGTGTCTATATTTTTATCTACTAAAGCCTCTAAATAAGCATTAGAAAACAAATCGTTTTTATATTTTACTGTTAAATCTTCAAACGCTTGAACTTGCTGCTCGGATAAATTGCGTTTTGCGCCTTCTACCAAAAGTTGCTGTGTGGCCCAACGGTTAATATAATTGTTTACTAAAACAGTGCTATCTTCTTTAGATAAATTGTCTGACAATAACTTTTCTATATCTTCTTTATACAAATAAGTATCGTTTACTCTAGCTACCGGCGTGCTTTCCTCTGTTTTTTTAAAGAAATTACAAGCACTTAATGTAACTAAAAGCAAACATAACAATATGAATTTACGTGTATGCAATTATTGATTAATTTGAGATTTTACTTTACTTAATACGGCTTTATTAACAACTACATTATATTTTAGGTGAAGCTGTTTTACAAACTCTCGCTCTTTATAATTTTGAAAATCTGTTAATACAATACCTTCTACCTCATCAAATTGTTTTAATGTTTTTGGAAGTACTTCTTTCACATCTATAACTAAAAAAGCATCGTTTTTATGATATATTTTCGACACGCCTTTTTGAAAATTAAAGTCTTCTGGCAACGATTGATGATCTCTTTCTAAAATTCCTGAAGTGAATATTACATTCACTTTGCCATCTTTGTTTATGGTGTTTTTTATTGTTTCTGGCGATGTGCCTTTGGCAAGCATTTTAGATGCTTTTTTAATAACACTTTTCTTTGCCGATGATGCCACTACCGCATCTACTCTTGTATTCCAAAAGTAGTTTTCTTTATTTTTTTTGTAAAAAGCTTTTAAGCCTACGGTATCATTTTTAGCGGCATTCCATATTTTTGTCTCCATTAAGTCGAATAGCAATAACCCATCTCTGTATTCGGTAATAATATTAGCATATTCTTCATTTACATCTTCTAAATGGGCTTCTCTATACTCAATTAAATGGTTACTTAAGAATACCTTATAATGTTCTTTTACTAAAACGTCTATTGGTTTTTTACCGCTTTGACGTCTTTGTGTTTTTATCAAATACTCACCAAAATCCGAATATGTTAATTGTAAGTCTCCTATGCTAACTAAGTTTTCTTCTGATTTAAAGTCTTTTGGCAATTGCCAAGTTCTCTTAAAATAATCTTCATTTAAAATTGACTCAAAATAGGCTAAAGCATCATTGTTTGGTGTTATATTATAGTCCTGTTTAAGTTTATTTACCAAAGCCTCATTTATAAGTTGCGATCTGGAATCTCTTTTTACTTTTGCTTCTAATTGAGGTTTCATATCGCTAAAAGACCCCATAGGCGATATTTTATACAACTTAACAATATGCCACCCAAATTGCGTTTGAAAAGGTTCTGAAACATCACCTTCTTTTTGTAATGAAAAAGCAACATCTTCAAACTCCTGAGAACTTAACTGACCACCTTCAAAAGCAGGTAAAAGGCCGCCTTTTTTGGCAGAACTTACATCATTTGAAAATTGTTTAGCTAAAGCTTCAAAATCTTCTCCTTGCTGAAGTTTTTGATATATTGCATTAATTCTCGTTTCGGCATTTTCTTGTGTTGTGTTTTCTTTATTATTTGAAATCATAATATGAGCCACGGTGCGTTCTCCGCGAGATGCTCTTTTATCATCTACTTTTACAATATGATATCCAAATCTTGTTTTAAATGGCATTGATATTTCTCCTACAGGTGTATTATATGCTGCATTTTCAAAATCATAAACCATTTTAAACCCTGAAAAATATCCTAAATCTTCTGCAAAAATTGTTTTTCCATTATGCACATCGTTTTTTACGCTTTCAAAACCTTCATTTACAACTCTTTCTCGCAATTTAATTAACTCGTTGTAAGCAAAAAGAGTATCATCGGGCTTAGGGTT carries:
- a CDS encoding peptidyl-prolyl cis-trans isomerase: MLLVTLSACNFFKKTEESTPVARVNDTYLYKEDIEKLLSDNLSKEDSTVLVNNYINRWATQQLLVEGAKRNLSEQQVQAFEDLTVKYKNDLFSNAYLEALVDKNIDTTVTLSEAQSYYEDNKSVFNLNEDLIKFRYIHIDENAINLEAIKEKFKRFNTSDKKHLDSISIQFKSYSLKDSVWIKLDQVVDKVPVITIENKPQLLKKSNFIQLKDSLGLYLMHVNDVLTRNSTAPLEYVKPTIDQIVINKRKLELIKELEKDITKDATKNKNFEIYN
- a CDS encoding peptidylprolyl isomerase; translated protein: MLRIYFFLAICFFSSTLQAQTSQSDVLFTVDDSPIYSKEFIRVFKKNLDLVKDESQKDVDEYLKLFIDYKLKLKEAQALGLDNKQSYQRELEGYKKQLAKNYLTNNKVTSELVEEAYERVTNEIKASHILIKLSPNPKPDDTLFAYNELIKLRERVVNEGFESVKNDVHNGKTIFAEDLGYFSGFKMVYDFENAAYNTPVGEISMPFKTRFGYHIVKVDDKRASRGERTVAHIMISNNKENTTQENAETRINAIYQKLQQGEDFEALAKQFSNDVSSAKKGGLLPAFEGGQLSSQEFEDVAFSLQKEGDVSEPFQTQFGWHIVKLYKISPMGSFSDMKPQLEAKVKRDSRSQLINEALVNKLKQDYNITPNNDALAYFESILNEDYFKRTWQLPKDFKSEENLVSIGDLQLTYSDFGEYLIKTQRRQSGKKPIDVLVKEHYKVFLSNHLIEYREAHLEDVNEEYANIITEYRDGLLLFDLMETKIWNAAKNDTVGLKAFYKKNKENYFWNTRVDAVVASSAKKSVIKKASKMLAKGTSPETIKNTINKDGKVNVIFTSGILERDHQSLPEDFNFQKGVSKIYHKNDAFLVIDVKEVLPKTLKQFDEVEGIVLTDFQNYKEREFVKQLHLKYNVVVNKAVLSKVKSQINQ